In Deltaproteobacteria bacterium, a genomic segment contains:
- a CDS encoding cupin domain-containing protein, protein MEFASLADKAETGQRFTRLFGTEKSCTWMLHFKPGDHTDMHFHAEPETFLVVEGKASVKDINGGERIIEQGEVVFFPAKDYYQITNVGTGRLLLYGNRPEPFGGVHVTAK, encoded by the coding sequence ATGGAATTCGCGAGCCTTGCGGACAAGGCGGAGACAGGACAGCGGTTTACACGGCTCTTCGGCACGGAGAAGTCCTGCACCTGGATGCTTCATTTCAAGCCCGGCGACCACACGGACATGCACTTTCACGCGGAGCCGGAGACCTTCCTGGTGGTCGAAGGCAAGGCCAGCGTCAAGGACATCAACGGCGGCGAGCGCATCATCGAGCAGGGCGAGGTGGTCTTCTTCCCGGCCAAGGACTACTACCAGATCACCAACGTGGGCACGGGCCGTCTGCTTCTCTACGGCAACCGCCCCGAACCCTTCGGCGGGGTCCACGTCACCGCGAAGTAG
- a CDS encoding CoA transferase yields MPAALEGIKILDVTNYIAGPYASLLLADLGADVYKIETPGKGDPFRTWDKEPKDYSPSFCALNRNKKSVTLDMKAPEGREVFLKLARDADVIVENLRPGVVDRLGIGYDVVREMNPRIIYCSISAFGQDGPYRERPGYDTIGQSLSGLLSVLTDVEQPHGPGAAFSDHLGGIFGCYGVLAALAARERTGVGQKVETSLLESTICFLGLSMTQYLFSGEVPSMRSRIKTAGVYALVAGDGKPFVIHLSHPPKFWIGVTEVMGRPDFQTDERTKDRPARAKNYDFISETFGAVVQSAPREHWLQELRARDVPCAPLNNFAEVFEDPQVKHLDRLLDVDHPEFGPFKLVRNGLNLLDTPVTLRLRPPTLGEHNEETLTELGYGPEEIRSLRERNIV; encoded by the coding sequence ATGCCCGCAGCACTCGAAGGCATCAAGATCCTCGACGTCACCAACTACATCGCCGGCCCCTACGCGTCGCTCCTGCTGGCCGACCTGGGCGCCGACGTCTACAAGATCGAGACCCCCGGCAAGGGGGACCCGTTCCGCACCTGGGACAAGGAACCCAAGGACTACAGCCCGAGCTTCTGCGCGCTCAACCGCAACAAGAAGAGCGTCACTCTGGACATGAAGGCGCCCGAGGGCCGGGAGGTGTTCCTCAAGCTGGCCAGGGACGCGGACGTCATCGTCGAGAACCTGCGCCCCGGCGTGGTGGACCGGCTGGGCATCGGCTACGACGTGGTGCGGGAGATGAACCCGCGCATCATCTACTGCTCCATCTCCGCTTTCGGCCAGGACGGCCCATACCGGGAACGGCCCGGCTACGACACCATCGGACAGTCCCTTTCCGGTCTCTTGAGCGTCCTCACCGACGTGGAACAGCCCCACGGGCCGGGAGCGGCCTTCTCCGACCACCTCGGCGGCATCTTCGGCTGCTACGGCGTGCTCGCGGCGCTGGCGGCACGCGAACGCACCGGCGTGGGCCAGAAGGTGGAGACCTCGCTGCTGGAGTCCACCATATGCTTCCTTGGACTGAGCATGACCCAGTACCTCTTCAGCGGCGAGGTACCGAGCATGCGCAGCCGCATCAAGACCGCCGGCGTCTACGCGCTGGTGGCGGGCGACGGCAAGCCCTTCGTCATCCACCTGTCCCATCCGCCGAAATTCTGGATCGGCGTCACCGAGGTCATGGGGCGGCCGGACTTTCAGACCGACGAGCGCACCAAGGACCGCCCGGCGCGGGCGAAGAACTACGACTTCATCTCCGAGACCTTCGGCGCGGTGGTGCAGTCCGCGCCGCGCGAGCACTGGCTTCAGGAGCTGCGCGCCCGGGACGTCCCGTGCGCGCCCCTCAACAACTTCGCCGAGGTCTTCGAGGACCCGCAGGTCAAGCACCTGGACCGGCTCCTCGACGTGGACCATCCCGAGTTCGGCCCGTTCAAGCTGGTGCGCAACGGTCTCAACCTGCTGGACACTCCCGTCACCCTGCGGCTCCGCCCGCCGACTCTGGGCGAGCACAACGAGGAGACCCTGACGGAGCTGGGCTACGGCCCGGAGGAGATCCGCTCCCTACGGGAAAGAAACATCGTATGA
- a CDS encoding antibiotic biosynthesis monooxygenase, translating into MSLRLIVTINAVEGKGAELADAYRGRCEEVMEEPGCEQFEVFRSVVNPDKMVIIERWVDQAALDVHAQVNTTRPPLKPELRAGATEREDYEYNRTR; encoded by the coding sequence ATGTCACTCAGACTCATCGTCACCATCAACGCCGTCGAGGGGAAGGGCGCGGAGCTTGCCGACGCGTACCGGGGCCGTTGCGAGGAAGTCATGGAGGAGCCGGGGTGCGAGCAGTTCGAGGTGTTCCGCAGCGTGGTGAACCCGGACAAGATGGTGATCATCGAGCGTTGGGTGGACCAGGCCGCCCTGGACGTGCATGCGCAGGTGAACACCACGCGACCGCCGCTCAAGCCCGAGCTTCGCGCCGGCGCCACCGAGCGCGAGGACTACGAGTACAACCGTACCCGCTAG
- a CDS encoding aminotransferase class I/II-fold pyridoxal phosphate-dependent enzyme has translation MSNGRDNPGGLQMAPDVMLDLARKAAEILVDRIDGLPADNAWDGDFQQALEAKLKEDPPEAGRPAGEVIEWVAREVLPFATRLDHPRCFAFIPSSPTWPGIVADFMAAGYNFNQCTWLVASGPSAVELVVIDWLKRWLGYPESAGGLLTSGGSAASVDAFVAAREAAGNPERATVYMSDQSHSAHIRAARIVGVRPECIRLLSTDERFRLDMDALARAVADDRAAGFNPIAVCANAGASSTGAIDPLGAMADYCEAEGIWLHADAAYGGFAVVTEKGKDLLRGIERADSVNVDAHKWFFQPYEVGGLLVKDASTLERAFEVHHDVLQDTIWGANHPNFSDRGLQLSRSARALKIWMSVQTFGMAAFRQAIANGMELAARADEYVRESPMLETLNPASLGIVCFRVNPTGRDLDEEALEKVNRNVLARVFWEDRALISSTTLAKKFSLRLCIINHNTTWDDVRETLEAIERFGAEALQNR, from the coding sequence GTGAGCAACGGAAGAGACAATCCTGGCGGCCTCCAGATGGCGCCCGACGTCATGCTCGACCTTGCGCGCAAGGCGGCGGAGATCCTGGTGGATCGCATCGACGGCCTGCCCGCGGACAACGCCTGGGACGGCGACTTTCAGCAGGCGCTCGAAGCCAAGCTGAAGGAGGATCCGCCCGAGGCCGGCCGGCCGGCCGGGGAGGTGATTGAGTGGGTCGCGCGCGAGGTGCTTCCGTTCGCGACGCGCCTGGATCACCCGCGTTGCTTCGCGTTCATCCCGTCGTCGCCTACCTGGCCGGGGATCGTGGCGGATTTCATGGCCGCCGGGTACAACTTCAACCAATGTACCTGGCTGGTGGCGAGCGGTCCGAGCGCCGTCGAGCTGGTTGTCATCGACTGGTTGAAGCGCTGGCTCGGCTACCCGGAGAGCGCCGGAGGGCTTCTGACGAGCGGGGGCTCGGCGGCGAGCGTGGATGCCTTCGTCGCCGCCCGGGAAGCCGCGGGCAACCCCGAGCGCGCCACCGTGTACATGAGCGACCAGAGCCATAGTGCGCACATCCGGGCGGCCAGGATCGTCGGCGTCCGGCCGGAGTGCATACGGCTGCTTTCCACCGATGAACGCTTCCGCCTGGACATGGACGCGCTCGCTCGGGCCGTGGCCGACGACCGCGCCGCGGGTTTCAACCCCATCGCCGTGTGTGCCAATGCCGGAGCCAGCAGCACCGGGGCCATCGACCCGCTCGGAGCCATGGCCGACTACTGCGAGGCGGAAGGCATCTGGCTGCACGCGGACGCGGCGTATGGTGGCTTCGCGGTGGTGACCGAGAAGGGCAAGGATCTCTTGCGGGGCATCGAGCGCGCCGACTCGGTGAACGTGGATGCGCACAAGTGGTTCTTCCAGCCGTACGAGGTGGGGGGGCTTCTGGTGAAGGATGCCTCGACACTGGAGAGGGCGTTCGAGGTGCATCACGACGTGCTTCAGGACACCATATGGGGCGCCAACCACCCCAACTTCTCGGACCGCGGCCTGCAGTTGAGCCGTTCGGCTCGTGCGTTGAAGATCTGGATGTCGGTGCAGACCTTCGGGATGGCCGCGTTCCGCCAGGCCATAGCCAACGGTATGGAGCTGGCGGCCCGGGCCGACGAGTATGTCCGGGAGAGCCCCATGCTCGAGACGCTCAACCCCGCGTCGCTGGGAATCGTATGCTTCCGGGTGAATCCCACCGGCCGCGACCTCGACGAGGAGGCGCTCGAAAAGGTCAACCGGAACGTGCTTGCGCGCGTCTTCTGGGAGGACCGCGCGCTCATTTCATCGACGACGCTGGCGAAGAAGTTCTCGCTCAGGCTCTGCATCATCAACCACAACACCACCTGGGACGATGTGCGCGAGACCCTGGAGGCCATCGAAAGGTTCGGGGCCGAGGCGTTGCAGAACCGATGA
- a CDS encoding alpha/beta fold hydrolase, with protein MEEKIRFFSGPGYGLSGVVTIPDARDRSQRHPGVILCQGYAGLKEALMPAVAERLAAEGYVTLRFDYRGFGESEGPRHRLIPLEQIEDIRNGLTCLGVRPEVDPNRLAIWGTSFGGAHAAYAAAVDERVRCIVSVVGVGDGERWLRCLRREWEWQEFVKELDDDRNQRVLNGQSRRVHPYHIMETTPEGWEFWKETVAANPERGEVEMPLECADAIIEYKPETVAHEIGCPALYVSAELDTLTPLEEQMNLYENSPEPRDYVVIPEVNHHDIYKEPHLSHLMDLSVAWFDEYLKEAGG; from the coding sequence ATGGAAGAGAAGATCCGGTTTTTCAGCGGCCCCGGCTACGGCCTGTCCGGGGTCGTCACCATCCCCGATGCCCGCGACAGGTCGCAACGCCATCCCGGCGTCATCCTGTGCCAGGGCTATGCCGGCCTCAAGGAGGCGCTGATGCCCGCGGTAGCCGAACGGCTGGCCGCCGAAGGGTACGTGACGCTCCGCTTCGACTACCGCGGCTTCGGCGAGAGCGAAGGGCCGCGCCATCGTCTGATCCCGCTGGAACAGATCGAGGACATCCGCAACGGCCTCACCTGCCTGGGCGTGCGCCCGGAGGTGGACCCGAATCGCCTCGCCATCTGGGGCACCAGCTTCGGCGGCGCCCACGCGGCCTACGCCGCCGCCGTCGATGAACGGGTCCGGTGCATCGTCAGCGTCGTCGGGGTCGGCGACGGCGAACGCTGGCTCCGTTGCCTGCGCCGCGAATGGGAGTGGCAGGAGTTCGTGAAGGAACTCGACGACGACCGCAACCAGCGGGTGCTGAACGGCCAGTCGCGGCGCGTCCACCCCTACCACATCATGGAGACGACTCCCGAAGGCTGGGAGTTCTGGAAGGAGACCGTGGCCGCCAACCCGGAGCGGGGCGAGGTGGAAATGCCCCTGGAATGCGCCGACGCCATCATCGAATACAAACCCGAAACCGTCGCCCACGAGATCGGCTGCCCCGCCCTCTACGTCTCCGCGGAGCTCGACACCCTCACCCCCCTCGAGGAACAGATGAACCTGTACGAGAACTCACCCGAGCCCAGGGACTACGTGGTGATTCCGGAGGTCAACCATCACGACATCTACAAGGAGCCGCACCTGAGCCACCTGATGGATCTGTCCGTGGCGTGGTTCGATGAGTACCTGAAGGAGGCGGGCGGCTAG
- a CDS encoding CopG family antitoxin: MRPVQYFSKEYLEQCKGMNPADILRFLDEFRQLYAPAARKGSKLISLKVPENLLEAFKAKASLHDVPYQTQIKRLMMEWVTGQSEAESPKRATARRRGVAREP; this comes from the coding sequence ATGAGACCCGTGCAGTACTTTTCGAAGGAGTATCTGGAGCAGTGCAAGGGCATGAATCCCGCGGACATCCTGCGGTTTCTCGATGAGTTCCGCCAGCTTTATGCGCCCGCGGCGCGCAAGGGAAGCAAGCTGATCAGCCTCAAGGTGCCCGAGAACCTGCTGGAGGCGTTCAAGGCCAAGGCGAGCCTGCACGACGTGCCCTATCAGACGCAGATAAAGCGGCTGATGATGGAGTGGGTCACCGGCCAATCCGAAGCGGAGTCTCCGAAGCGGGCGACTGCGCGTCGCCGGGGCGTCGCGAGAGAACCATAG
- a CDS encoding cysteine hydrolase, whose amino-acid sequence MDESRPADNWRIGKDNTALIVVDMQNMWVDPRGTRYLPSSEDIIPKIQDLLKVCRSSDVPVVYLYTTKRKDLADVGVFADLKPMTHNTDDPWTNIEGAPGAEILESVKPEPDEITIKKFRYSGFYGTNLENVLRRLGRDTIAITGVATNVCCDSTARDGAMRDFKVLFLSDCNACFSDEEQAATLQNFDKHFGVVMDSATFLERLQQA is encoded by the coding sequence ATGGACGAGTCACGCCCGGCCGACAACTGGCGCATCGGCAAGGACAACACCGCGCTGATCGTCGTGGACATGCAGAACATGTGGGTGGACCCTCGCGGCACCCGCTACCTGCCGTCGTCGGAGGACATCATCCCGAAGATCCAGGACCTGCTCAAGGTGTGCCGCTCGTCGGACGTGCCGGTCGTCTACCTCTACACCACCAAGCGCAAGGACCTGGCGGACGTGGGCGTGTTCGCCGACCTGAAGCCGATGACTCACAACACCGACGATCCCTGGACCAACATCGAGGGGGCGCCCGGTGCCGAGATTCTGGAGAGCGTGAAACCCGAGCCCGACGAGATCACCATCAAGAAGTTCCGCTACAGCGGCTTCTACGGCACCAACCTGGAGAACGTGCTGCGGCGCCTGGGCCGGGACACCATCGCCATCACCGGGGTCGCCACCAACGTGTGCTGCGACAGCACCGCACGGGACGGCGCCATGCGCGACTTCAAGGTGCTGTTCCTGTCGGACTGCAACGCCTGCTTCTCGGACGAGGAACAGGCGGCGACGCTGCAGAACTTCGACAAGCACTTCGGCGTTGTGATGGACTCGGCGACCTTCCTGGAGAGGCTGCAGCAGGCCTGA
- a CDS encoding AbrB family transcriptional regulator — MSPAPTSLGSRATAELRRSVADLRARVPAILTALAVGIPAGYLCDALDLPIPWMIGPMVVVAALNLLGVAMDSPPYARQMGQVLLGSAISLYFTPPVVVALAANWLPIVLATLATFLIAALGAVILSRVSGVETRSTFFASIPGGAMAMANLAHRYGAQIAPVAVAHSLRVSILVLVIPFVLTYGGIPLETGDYRPTVPLDVGVLMPWLLAGFVLGEGSERLHMHNGYLLMPIFFGAAFTMNGVQLSAVPEWMTNFAQLMFGLVLGARYERAFFMRYKLFIPFALLNSFFVLAASVVLAAALSWGFRLPIATMIISTSPGGLAEMAITAQALGIGVPAVIAFHLARIVVVNMGTQHIYVGATRWLTRLGRR; from the coding sequence ATGAGCCCGGCCCCCACGAGCCTGGGCTCCCGCGCAACGGCGGAGTTGCGCCGGAGCGTGGCCGATCTCCGCGCGCGGGTTCCCGCCATCCTTACCGCCCTGGCGGTGGGCATTCCCGCGGGATACCTGTGCGACGCCCTCGACCTCCCCATTCCCTGGATGATCGGCCCCATGGTGGTGGTGGCCGCGCTCAACCTGCTGGGCGTCGCCATGGACTCGCCGCCGTACGCGCGGCAGATGGGCCAGGTGCTGCTGGGCTCGGCCATATCGCTCTACTTCACCCCGCCGGTGGTGGTGGCGCTGGCGGCCAACTGGCTGCCCATCGTGCTCGCCACCCTGGCCACCTTTCTCATCGCCGCCCTGGGGGCGGTGATCCTGAGCCGGGTATCGGGAGTGGAGACCCGCTCTACCTTCTTCGCCTCCATCCCCGGCGGCGCCATGGCCATGGCCAACCTGGCGCACCGCTACGGCGCGCAGATCGCCCCGGTGGCCGTGGCCCACAGCCTGCGGGTCTCCATCCTGGTGCTGGTGATCCCCTTCGTGCTCACCTACGGCGGCATCCCGCTGGAGACCGGCGATTACCGCCCGACGGTGCCGCTGGACGTGGGTGTGCTGATGCCCTGGCTGCTGGCGGGCTTCGTCCTCGGCGAAGGCTCCGAGCGCCTGCACATGCACAACGGATACCTGCTCATGCCCATCTTCTTCGGCGCCGCGTTCACCATGAACGGCGTCCAGCTCTCGGCGGTGCCCGAGTGGATGACCAACTTCGCCCAGCTCATGTTCGGCCTGGTGCTCGGGGCGCGCTACGAACGCGCCTTCTTCATGCGCTACAAGCTGTTCATCCCGTTCGCCCTGCTCAACTCGTTCTTCGTGCTGGCGGCCTCGGTGGTGCTGGCGGCGGCGCTGTCCTGGGGCTTCCGGCTCCCCATCGCCACCATGATCATCTCCACCTCGCCGGGCGGCCTGGCGGAGATGGCCATCACCGCGCAGGCGTTGGGAATCGGCGTGCCCGCGGTGATCGCCTTTCATCTGGCCCGAATCGTGGTAGTGAACATGGGCACACAGCACATTTACGTCGGCGCCACCCGTTGGCTGACTCGCCTCGGACGCCGGTGA
- a CDS encoding creatininase family protein: MPIWQELSWPRIKECAEKGCVVIVPVGVIEQHGHHLPLDTDAFISQEIARAAARRDPEILVGPTVPFGFTPSNKNFPGSISLTAATWMALIREIVRSVHRHGFTRIALLNGHGGQVALSRSVVAALQDEEGIRAVVLNWFGLVDKDMGRLFPDEKMPGARVGHAGAVETSMNLHLREELCAQGSLVTHLGPQMPAFVSKVGGYVQTPREDLSPSGVMGDPTLASREKGGELFELAVERLCAFAREYRETE; the protein is encoded by the coding sequence ATGCCTATATGGCAAGAGCTGAGCTGGCCGCGGATCAAGGAATGCGCGGAGAAGGGGTGCGTGGTGATCGTCCCTGTCGGGGTGATCGAGCAGCACGGGCATCACCTGCCGCTGGATACCGACGCGTTCATCTCGCAGGAGATCGCACGGGCGGCCGCCCGGCGGGATCCGGAGATCCTCGTGGGGCCGACGGTGCCTTTCGGCTTCACGCCCAGCAACAAGAACTTTCCCGGCAGCATCAGCCTCACGGCGGCCACCTGGATGGCACTGATCCGCGAGATCGTGCGCTCGGTGCACCGGCACGGTTTCACGCGCATCGCGCTGCTGAACGGCCACGGCGGCCAGGTGGCGCTGTCGCGCTCGGTGGTGGCGGCGCTCCAGGACGAGGAGGGCATCCGCGCGGTGGTGCTCAACTGGTTCGGACTCGTGGACAAGGACATGGGCCGGTTGTTCCCGGACGAGAAGATGCCCGGCGCCCGCGTCGGCCACGCCGGCGCCGTGGAAACCTCCATGAACCTGCACCTGCGCGAGGAGTTGTGCGCCCAGGGCAGTCTGGTGACGCATCTCGGGCCCCAGATGCCGGCATTCGTCAGCAAGGTCGGGGGCTACGTCCAGACGCCGCGCGAGGACCTGTCGCCGTCGGGCGTCATGGGCGACCCGACCCTCGCCAGCAGGGAGAAGGGTGGCGAGTTGTTCGAGTTGGCAGTGGAACGGTTGTGCGCGTTCGCGCGGGAATACCGGGAGACGGAGTAG
- a CDS encoding dihydrodipicolinate synthase family protein: MLEAKDVQGVLAIMPTPAKEGADSLEAVDTVDLDETARLAESLVRDGVAGIMVLGTMGECATVSRSDYEAYVTCLLETVRG, encoded by the coding sequence ATGCTCGAAGCCAAGGACGTGCAAGGAGTGCTGGCGATCATGCCGACGCCGGCCAAGGAAGGCGCCGACAGCCTGGAGGCCGTGGACACCGTGGACCTGGACGAGACCGCCCGGCTGGCGGAGAGCCTGGTGCGGGACGGCGTCGCCGGCATCATGGTGCTCGGGACCATGGGGGAATGTGCCACCGTGTCCCGGAGCGACTACGAAGCTTACGTGACCTGCCTGCTGGAGACCGTGCGCGGCC
- a CDS encoding zinc-binding dehydrogenase, with product MRGVMFNGNRTCEIREFPDPHAGPGQAVVKIRSSGMCGTDLHRYRGDVAINAITGHEPCGVIHELGAGAPAGLKVGDRVVVHHYEGCGICEICSMGFEQACPHGHVTFGGVDAHGANADYILVPSRLLIHLPEELSFEAGAAISCGTGTAWNGLKKINIAGGDVVAIFGQGPVGLSGTMCAKYMGAKVIAVDVVPERLELARGYGADHVINAADTDPVEAIKELTGGLGSTAALETSGNPECRSQILKAMRTFGRCCYVGMGPPSTINFRDDVIFKVATIIGSWTFNKSELIEICRFMVEENVPVDDLVTHRFALDDAVEAFRIFDSATTGKCVFVLD from the coding sequence ATGCGCGGCGTGATGTTCAACGGCAACCGGACGTGCGAGATACGGGAGTTCCCGGACCCCCATGCGGGACCCGGCCAGGCGGTGGTGAAGATCCGCTCCTCGGGCATGTGCGGCACCGACCTGCACCGTTACCGCGGGGACGTGGCCATCAACGCCATCACCGGCCACGAGCCTTGCGGCGTCATCCACGAGCTGGGTGCCGGCGCCCCGGCCGGTCTGAAAGTTGGCGACCGGGTGGTGGTGCACCACTACGAGGGCTGCGGCATCTGCGAGATCTGTTCCATGGGGTTCGAGCAGGCCTGTCCCCACGGCCACGTGACCTTCGGTGGCGTGGACGCCCACGGCGCCAACGCGGACTACATCCTGGTGCCGTCGCGCCTGCTGATCCATCTCCCCGAGGAGCTGTCCTTCGAGGCCGGCGCGGCCATCTCCTGCGGCACCGGCACGGCCTGGAACGGCCTCAAGAAGATCAACATCGCCGGCGGCGACGTGGTGGCGATCTTCGGCCAGGGGCCGGTGGGTCTGAGCGGGACCATGTGTGCCAAGTACATGGGGGCCAAGGTCATCGCCGTCGACGTGGTGCCGGAGCGCCTGGAGCTGGCGCGCGGTTATGGCGCGGACCATGTCATCAACGCCGCCGACACCGACCCGGTGGAAGCCATCAAGGAACTTACCGGCGGCCTCGGCTCGACCGCGGCGCTCGAAACCTCCGGCAACCCAGAATGCCGCAGCCAGATCCTCAAGGCCATGCGCACCTTCGGGCGCTGCTGCTACGTGGGCATGGGCCCCCCGTCCACCATCAACTTCCGCGACGACGTCATCTTCAAGGTAGCCACCATCATCGGCTCATGGACTTTCAACAAGTCCGAGCTGATCGAGATCTGCCGCTTCATGGTGGAGGAGAACGTCCCGGTGGACGACCTCGTCACGCACCGCTTCGCCCTCGACGACGCCGTCGAGGCGTTCCGCATCTTCGACAGTGCCACCACCGGCAAGTGCGTGTTCGTGCTGGATTGA
- a CDS encoding xanthine dehydrogenase family protein molybdopterin-binding subunit, producing the protein MSSIGENASRVDGPAKVTGAAQYTGDLEFPGLVHVKALRSVHPHGRLVSVDASAAEALPGVVAVLTRADLSPGNSHFGPVVKDQPIVAVDRVRYAGEVVAAVAAEEPDIAEEALDLIQVEYEPLEPVLDPIGAMSPGAPVLHESRVQSESRLDKGHYHYEDRGNVLTSYSVGRGDVDEGFASSDLVFEDTYTTPKIQHGHLEPHVVAAAWDAAGKLTVHSATQNPSSIRVQLAELFELPQSMVRVVVPYVGGGYGGKVHLRLEPLAAALARKARRPVQWKLTREEVFLTGHCHAAVVRIKTGVKRDGTILARQVEAVYDTGAYALTGPSTSRNGGEVSGGPYRIPHQRLTSYCVYTNTPPTGPYRGFGVPQVCWAYEAQMDDMARRLELDPLEMRLRNLVYDGDVFVTGDTLEAVGLEDCLRAAAGAVEWRGGAEQAPRAAGPLVRGKGLAVMVKTTMTPSHSSAGLRLNADGSATLLSGSVDIGQGVQTTLAQMVSEVLGLPRERVSVTLPDTDVTPFDQSTSSSRTVFSMGNAAVAAARQVADQLLEIGAGELEADPADLELRDGHVQVAGVPDRRLAFGDLFRARFGGAVGSLFGNAGFQSRGGVDPATGKGKGKASAFFFLSACAAEVEVDTETGKVRVVRLATAVDAGKAINPRQCHLQNEGSMLMSLGSSLFEEMVFDNGQPINCTFLSYLPPSMQDHPETFTSLLVEHPHPDGPFGAKGMGEAALGPVEPAIGNAVANALGGARVKDLPLRPERVLEVVRGDG; encoded by the coding sequence ATGAGTTCCATCGGCGAGAACGCGTCACGGGTGGACGGACCGGCGAAGGTCACCGGCGCCGCCCAGTACACCGGCGACCTGGAGTTTCCGGGGCTCGTCCACGTCAAGGCGTTGCGGAGCGTCCATCCTCACGGGCGGCTGGTCTCCGTGGACGCGAGTGCGGCGGAAGCACTTCCGGGCGTCGTGGCGGTGCTCACCCGCGCGGACCTCTCACCGGGCAACTCCCACTTCGGACCCGTGGTCAAGGACCAGCCCATCGTGGCGGTGGACCGTGTACGCTACGCCGGCGAGGTGGTGGCGGCGGTGGCCGCCGAAGAGCCGGACATCGCCGAGGAAGCCCTGGACCTCATCCAGGTGGAATACGAGCCTCTGGAACCGGTGCTGGACCCCATCGGAGCCATGTCACCCGGCGCGCCGGTGCTGCACGAGTCTCGTGTGCAGTCCGAGAGCCGGCTCGACAAGGGCCATTACCACTACGAGGATCGGGGCAACGTGCTGACATCCTACAGCGTCGGGCGTGGCGATGTCGATGAAGGCTTCGCCTCCTCGGACCTGGTCTTCGAGGACACCTACACCACCCCCAAGATCCAGCACGGCCATCTGGAGCCCCACGTGGTCGCCGCCGCCTGGGACGCGGCGGGGAAGCTCACGGTCCATTCGGCCACGCAGAACCCCTCGTCCATCCGGGTCCAGCTCGCCGAGCTGTTCGAGCTGCCGCAGTCCATGGTGCGGGTGGTGGTGCCGTACGTCGGCGGCGGCTACGGCGGCAAGGTGCACCTGCGCCTGGAGCCCCTGGCCGCGGCACTGGCACGAAAGGCGCGCCGGCCGGTCCAGTGGAAGCTCACGCGCGAGGAAGTGTTCCTCACCGGCCACTGTCACGCGGCGGTGGTGCGCATCAAGACCGGCGTGAAGCGCGACGGCACCATCCTGGCCCGGCAGGTGGAGGCAGTCTACGATACCGGCGCCTACGCCTTGACCGGTCCCTCCACATCGCGCAACGGCGGCGAGGTGTCCGGCGGCCCCTACCGCATCCCGCACCAGCGCCTGACCTCGTACTGCGTCTACACCAATACGCCGCCCACCGGACCGTACCGGGGCTTCGGCGTGCCCCAGGTGTGCTGGGCCTACGAGGCGCAGATGGACGACATGGCGCGGCGGCTGGAGCTGGACCCGCTGGAGATGCGGCTCAGGAACCTGGTGTACGACGGTGACGTCTTCGTCACCGGCGACACTCTGGAGGCGGTGGGCCTGGAAGACTGTCTCAGGGCGGCGGCCGGGGCGGTGGAGTGGAGGGGCGGAGCGGAGCAGGCGCCGCGAGCGGCCGGGCCGCTGGTGCGCGGCAAGGGCCTGGCGGTGATGGTCAAGACCACCATGACCCCGTCTCACTCCTCCGCCGGCCTGCGGCTCAACGCCGACGGTTCGGCGACGCTGCTGTCCGGAAGCGTGGACATCGGCCAGGGAGTGCAGACGACCCTGGCGCAGATGGTGAGCGAGGTGCTGGGGCTACCACGAGAGCGGGTTTCGGTTACCCTGCCCGACACCGATGTGACTCCCTTTGACCAGTCCACCAGCTCCAGCCGCACGGTCTTCAGCATGGGCAACGCCGCCGTTGCCGCGGCCCGCCAGGTGGCCGATCAACTCCTGGAGATCGGCGCGGGCGAGCTGGAGGCCGACCCAGCGGACCTGGAGTTGCGCGACGGCCATGTGCAGGTGGCCGGGGTGCCCGACCGGCGCCTCGCCTTCGGCGACCTCTTCCGCGCCCGTTTCGGCGGCGCCGTGGGCAGCCTGTTCGGCAACGCCGGTTTCCAGAGCCGAGGGGGCGTCGATCCCGCCACCGGCAAGGGCAAGGGCAAGGCGTCGGCCTTCTTCTTTCTGTCCGCCTGCGCCGCCGAGGTGGAGGTGGACACCGAGACCGGCAAGGTGCGGGTGGTGCGCCTGGCCACCGCCGTGGACGCCGGCAAGGCCATCAATCCGCGCCAGTGCCACCTGCAGAACGAGGGCTCGATGCTCATGTCCCTGGGCTCATCGCTGTTCGAGGAGATGGTCTTCGACAACGGCCAGCCCATCAACTGCACCTTCCTGAGCTACCTTCCGCCGTCCATGCAGGACCACCCCGAAACCTTCACCTCGCTCCTGGTCGAGCACCCCCACCCGGACGGTCCCTTCGGCGCCAAGGGCATGGGCGAGGCCGCCCTCGGCCCCGTGGAACCCGCCATCGGCAACGCCGTGGCCAACGCGTTGGGCGGCGCCAGGGTGAAGGACCTGCCGCTCCGGCCGGAGCGGGTGTTGGAGGTGGTGCGGGGCGACGGATAG